One part of the Marinihelvus fidelis genome encodes these proteins:
- a CDS encoding NAD(P)-dependent oxidoreductase, which translates to MNKHTVAFIGLGVMGYPMAGHLAAAGHTVRVYNRTTARATAWTGEHAGSAHPTPRDAANGASVVFCCVGNDDDLRAVTLGEDGAFAGMTDGTVFVDHTTTSATVARELSAVAAELGVAFVDAPVSGGQAGAENGQLTVMMGGDVDDVARVVPLIDSYARMHARLGNVGSGQLAKMANQLCIAGTVQGLAEALHFAGRAGLDAKQVVDVISKGAAQSWQMDNRAATMVDGEFDFGFAVDWMRKDLGFALDEARRNGSRLPLAALVDQFYAQVQALGGGRWDTSSLIVPLDAADKAGGD; encoded by the coding sequence ATGAACAAACACACCGTCGCTTTCATCGGATTGGGTGTCATGGGCTACCCCATGGCGGGTCACCTGGCCGCCGCCGGTCACACCGTGCGGGTCTACAACCGGACCACCGCTCGCGCCACGGCCTGGACCGGTGAGCACGCCGGCAGCGCCCACCCCACACCGCGGGACGCCGCCAATGGCGCCAGCGTGGTGTTCTGCTGTGTCGGCAATGACGATGACCTGCGCGCCGTGACCCTGGGCGAGGATGGCGCGTTTGCCGGCATGACCGACGGCACCGTCTTCGTCGACCACACCACCACGTCCGCCACCGTCGCACGCGAACTGTCCGCCGTGGCCGCCGAGCTGGGCGTGGCCTTCGTCGACGCGCCGGTTTCGGGCGGCCAGGCCGGCGCCGAAAACGGCCAGCTGACCGTGATGATGGGCGGTGACGTCGATGACGTCGCGCGTGTCGTGCCACTGATCGACAGCTATGCGCGCATGCACGCCCGGCTGGGCAACGTGGGCTCAGGTCAATTGGCCAAGATGGCCAACCAGCTGTGCATCGCCGGCACCGTCCAGGGCCTGGCCGAGGCCCTGCATTTTGCCGGCCGCGCCGGGCTGGACGCGAAGCAGGTCGTCGACGTGATCTCCAAGGGCGCGGCGCAGTCGTGGCAGATGGACAATCGCGCCGCGACCATGGTCGACGGCGAGTTCGACTTCGGCTTTGCTGTCGACTGGATGCGCAAGGACCTGGGCTTCGCCCTGGACGAGGCCCGCCGTAACGGCTCGCGCCTGCCGCTGGCTGCCCTGGTGGACCAGTTCTACGCCCAGGTGCAGGCACTCGGCGGCGGTCGCTGGGACACCTCCAGCCTGATCGTACCGCTGGACGCCGCCGACAAGGCGGGCGGAGACTGA
- a CDS encoding UxaA family hydrolase produces the protein MNVIRLHPGDDVAVALVELAAGQSPGDDCPAPVTTVPAGHKLALHAIAAGTPVRKYGQVIGVATRDIAAGEHVHVDNLGMDAEGRGGDGSAAGAWQPPAASARTFDGFRRADGRAATRNYVGIITSVNCSATVARHIADRFRGAAMDRWDNVGGVVAITHGSGCGMGADTEGITQLERTLAGFARHPNFAGVLLLGLGCEANQVDRLMARQGLEASDTLQRLVIQEAGGTAATVRAGSEAVEAMLDLANSARREPLPVSELTLGLQCGGSDGLSGITANPALGVAADLLVAHGGTAILSETPEIYGAEHLLIDRAASPEVADALRGRITWWEDYAERNDGDLDNNPSPGNKAGGLTTILEKSLGAVAKSGRSPLQGVYLYGQPIDRKGFVFMDSPGYDPMSITGQVASGANLVAFTTGRGSVYGCKPVPSLKLATNTPLYRNMRDDMDLNCGAIVDGDISVEDMGEQIFETLIRTASGEPTASETLGFGDDEFLPWVFGAQM, from the coding sequence ATGAACGTCATCCGCCTGCATCCCGGTGACGACGTCGCTGTCGCCCTGGTCGAACTGGCGGCCGGCCAGTCACCGGGCGACGATTGCCCCGCCCCGGTCACCACGGTGCCCGCTGGCCACAAGCTGGCCCTGCACGCCATCGCTGCCGGCACCCCGGTGCGCAAGTACGGCCAGGTTATTGGCGTGGCCACGCGTGATATCGCCGCCGGTGAGCACGTGCATGTCGATAACCTGGGCATGGACGCCGAGGGCCGCGGCGGTGACGGCAGCGCTGCCGGCGCTTGGCAGCCACCCGCGGCGAGCGCGCGCACCTTCGACGGCTTCCGCCGGGCGGACGGCCGCGCCGCCACGCGCAACTATGTCGGCATCATCACCAGCGTCAACTGCTCCGCCACGGTAGCCCGGCACATCGCCGACCGTTTCCGCGGTGCCGCGATGGACCGCTGGGACAATGTCGGCGGCGTGGTCGCGATCACCCACGGCAGCGGCTGCGGCATGGGTGCCGATACCGAGGGCATCACCCAGCTGGAGCGCACCCTGGCTGGCTTCGCCCGCCATCCGAATTTCGCCGGTGTACTGCTGCTGGGCCTGGGCTGCGAAGCCAACCAGGTCGACCGCCTGATGGCTCGCCAGGGTCTTGAGGCTTCGGACACGTTGCAGCGACTGGTCATCCAGGAAGCCGGCGGCACGGCCGCCACCGTGCGCGCGGGCAGTGAAGCCGTCGAGGCGATGCTGGACCTGGCCAACAGCGCCCGGCGCGAGCCCCTGCCCGTCTCCGAGCTGACGCTGGGGCTGCAATGCGGCGGCTCCGACGGCCTGTCCGGCATCACGGCCAACCCGGCCCTGGGCGTGGCCGCGGACCTGCTGGTGGCCCATGGCGGCACCGCCATCCTCAGCGAAACCCCTGAAATCTACGGCGCCGAGCACCTGCTCATCGACCGCGCGGCGAGCCCGGAAGTGGCCGACGCCCTGCGCGGGCGCATCACCTGGTGGGAAGACTATGCTGAGCGCAACGACGGCGACCTGGACAACAACCCCTCGCCCGGCAACAAGGCCGGCGGCCTGACCACCATCCTGGAAAAATCCCTGGGCGCCGTCGCCAAGAGCGGCCGCTCACCCCTGCAGGGCGTCTACCTGTACGGCCAGCCCATCGACCGCAAGGGCTTCGTGTTCATGGACTCCCCGGGCTACGACCCGATGTCCATTACTGGCCAGGTCGCCAGCGGCGCCAACCTGGTGGCCTTCACCACCGGCCGCGGCTCGGTCTACGGCTGCAAGCCGGTGCCGAGCCTGAAACTGGCCACCAACACGCCCCTCTACCGCAACATGCGCGACGACATGGACCTGAACTGCGGCGCCATCGTCGACGGCGACATCAGCGTGGAAGACATGGGCGAGCAGATTTTCGAGACCCTGATCCGCACCGCCTCCGGCGAGCCGACGGCCAGCGAAACACTGGGCTTTGGCGATGACGAGTTCCTGCCGTGGGTGTTCGGGGCGCAGATGTAG
- a CDS encoding HigA family addiction module antitoxin codes for MSRMFNPPHPGESIREDILPALGLSVTEAARQLGVSRVTLSRLIHGQSGVSAEMACRLEAWLGGPEQGPSAESWLEMQASYDLWRARQKPAPTVVRAPLPA; via the coding sequence ATGTCACGAATGTTCAATCCTCCACATCCAGGCGAATCCATCCGGGAAGATATTCTTCCGGCGCTGGGGTTGTCTGTCACCGAGGCCGCGCGACAATTGGGCGTATCGCGGGTGACCCTGTCGCGCCTGATTCATGGTCAATCGGGTGTTTCGGCTGAAATGGCATGTCGACTGGAGGCGTGGCTGGGTGGGCCCGAGCAGGGTCCCAGCGCGGAGAGCTGGCTGGAGATGCAGGCGAGTTACGATCTTTGGCGGGCCCGTCAAAAACCCGCCCCCACGGTTGTCAGGGCGCCATTGCCGGCCTGA
- a CDS encoding type II toxin-antitoxin system RelE/ParE family toxin → MVDKCNDTVYIYDVIRSFRHKGVERFFLTGSRSGIQVSHAAKLSRQLQRLEAAKGPQDMNVPGWRLHVLNGRLSGHWSIWVSGNWRLTFTFDGENAVLVDYQDYH, encoded by the coding sequence GTGGTTGATAAGTGTAACGATACAGTATACATTTATGACGTGATACGGAGTTTTCGACATAAGGGGGTCGAGCGCTTCTTCCTGACAGGTAGCAGGTCGGGAATCCAGGTGTCACATGCGGCGAAATTAAGTCGCCAGTTGCAGCGCCTGGAGGCAGCCAAGGGACCGCAGGACATGAATGTTCCCGGTTGGAGATTGCACGTCTTGAATGGTCGCCTATCGGGGCACTGGTCGATTTGGGTGAGCGGGAACTGGCGATTGACGTTTACGTTCGATGGCGAAAACGCTGTGCTGGTTGATTACCAGGACTATCACTGA
- a CDS encoding acyltransferase family protein — translation MGLNDASEWGIKFGFGVSARTFLLNSQEAVLLPDSPRLTTNNFDLLRLLFAGTVCLVHAYQLSEYQPLAWIDSVLSTRVAVEAFFVVSGFLIFMSYERSSSNTTYASKRIRRIYPAYFVAVMLCAVGLLGVSSNSVTDYFTVSWVGYVVANLSFLNFFQHTLPGVFETNPVNTVNGALWTLKIEVMFYLSVPLFVMLFRRFGTLAVLAIAYVGSISYVVLFAWLAEKTGDSVYLRLGRQLPGQLSFFCAGAFFYYQLKFFERWAGYFLAGAILVLIFDSYWLFPLFEPFALATVVIFFALFFYLGNFGKYGDFSYGIYILHFPVLQVFVHYGWLADDPWLYLAAGALTTLVMAVAMWHLVEKRFLLRSSHYVSASRSPVEKGGDPK, via the coding sequence TTGGGCCTCAACGACGCTTCTGAGTGGGGCATAAAGTTTGGCTTCGGCGTTTCTGCGCGCACGTTCTTGTTAAATAGCCAGGAGGCCGTTTTGCTCCCAGATAGCCCCCGACTGACAACGAACAACTTTGACTTACTGCGTCTGTTGTTCGCGGGAACGGTCTGCCTGGTTCATGCATATCAGCTTTCCGAATACCAGCCACTGGCGTGGATCGATAGTGTTTTATCCACCCGGGTTGCGGTGGAAGCGTTCTTTGTTGTGAGCGGCTTTTTGATCTTCATGAGCTATGAGCGATCATCGTCAAACACAACTTACGCCAGTAAACGGATTCGTCGGATTTACCCGGCATATTTCGTGGCGGTCATGCTATGCGCTGTCGGTTTACTAGGGGTCAGTTCAAACTCCGTAACTGACTATTTCACAGTTTCCTGGGTCGGATATGTAGTTGCGAACCTCTCGTTCCTGAATTTTTTCCAACATACGCTTCCCGGAGTCTTCGAGACCAACCCGGTCAACACCGTGAATGGTGCGTTGTGGACCCTAAAAATCGAAGTCATGTTTTACCTGAGCGTTCCGCTCTTCGTGATGCTTTTCCGGCGGTTTGGAACCCTGGCCGTTCTCGCCATTGCCTATGTCGGGTCAATATCCTACGTCGTCTTGTTCGCATGGCTGGCAGAGAAGACAGGAGATAGCGTCTACCTGCGGCTTGGCCGGCAGCTTCCAGGGCAGTTGTCCTTTTTTTGTGCGGGGGCGTTTTTCTACTATCAGCTCAAGTTTTTTGAGCGATGGGCCGGATACTTCCTGGCGGGGGCCATCCTGGTGCTCATTTTCGATTCGTACTGGCTTTTTCCTCTGTTTGAGCCGTTTGCGCTCGCCACGGTTGTCATTTTCTTTGCGCTGTTTTTCTACCTGGGGAATTTTGGCAAGTATGGTGATTTCTCCTACGGTATTTACATACTGCATTTTCCGGTTCTCCAGGTTTTCGTCCACTACGGCTGGTTGGCGGATGATCCATGGCTATACCTGGCCGCGGGAGCTCTCACTACGTTAGTGATGGCCGTCGCAATGTGGCATCTCGTTGAAAAAAGGTTTTTGCTTCGCAGCAGTCACTACGTTTCTGCAAGTCGTTCTCCAGTTGAGAAAGGTGGAGATCCGAAATAG
- a CDS encoding MOSC domain-containing protein, which produces MADLVAGLGIIRESPADLGTIELIVRRPETNKREVLDRAELDLDRGLVGDNWLVRGSRATQDGSAHPGMQLNLMNARVIELIAGPRENWPLAGDQFYVDLDLSADNLPPGSRLSLGDAMIEVTDIPHLGCRKFIDRFGLDAAKFVNSEEGKLLNLRGINAKVIKPGCVNTGGIIEKL; this is translated from the coding sequence ATGGCCGACCTGGTCGCGGGGTTGGGGATCATCCGCGAGTCGCCGGCCGACCTTGGAACAATAGAGTTGATCGTCCGGCGCCCGGAAACGAATAAACGCGAGGTTCTGGACCGGGCTGAGCTTGATCTGGATCGAGGCCTGGTCGGCGACAACTGGCTGGTGCGTGGGTCCCGTGCCACGCAAGACGGAAGTGCTCACCCAGGAATGCAATTGAACCTGATGAATGCCAGGGTAATCGAGCTCATCGCGGGGCCACGCGAAAACTGGCCCCTGGCGGGTGATCAGTTCTACGTCGACCTGGACCTGAGTGCCGACAACCTGCCGCCGGGATCACGCCTGTCGTTGGGCGATGCCATGATCGAAGTCACGGATATACCGCACCTCGGCTGTCGAAAGTTCATAGACCGTTTCGGGTTGGACGCGGCCAAGTTCGTCAACTCGGAGGAGGGCAAGTTGTTGAACCTGCGCGGCATCAACGCAAAGGTGATCAAGCCTGGGTGCGTGAATACGGGAGGTATCATTGAAAAGCTATGA
- a CDS encoding carbon-nitrogen hydrolase family protein encodes MIICAVQCASVAGDIATNIDRHLEWIEKAVAGGAQVVFFPELSLTGYQPGMAGELAMSIDDSRLDVFQQCSDEHGLLIGVGLPLRVPLGVQIAMAWISPGKQRRVYVKQTLHPDEEAFFVPGDASSLLEWCGHKMSPAICFEALQSHHAKAASRQGADVYLASVAKSQGGIEKAMSYFPSISKQLRLTVVMANATGHCEAFEAAGQSTAWSVEGQRIDGLEAAGEGILFVDLAADGPATVP; translated from the coding sequence GTGATCATTTGCGCGGTCCAGTGCGCGTCCGTGGCCGGCGACATCGCCACGAACATCGACCGTCACCTGGAATGGATCGAAAAGGCGGTCGCCGGCGGCGCGCAGGTCGTGTTTTTTCCGGAACTGTCTCTCACAGGCTACCAACCCGGGATGGCCGGTGAACTCGCCATGTCCATCGACGATTCAAGGCTCGATGTGTTTCAGCAGTGCAGTGACGAGCATGGCCTGTTGATCGGCGTTGGGCTTCCCCTGAGGGTCCCGCTGGGCGTGCAGATTGCCATGGCCTGGATATCGCCGGGAAAGCAGCGACGGGTCTATGTCAAGCAAACCCTGCACCCTGATGAAGAGGCGTTCTTCGTTCCAGGTGACGCGTCGAGCTTGCTCGAGTGGTGTGGTCACAAAATGTCGCCCGCCATCTGTTTCGAAGCGCTTCAGTCGCACCACGCGAAGGCCGCGTCGAGGCAGGGTGCTGATGTCTACCTGGCCAGCGTGGCAAAGTCGCAGGGGGGTATCGAAAAGGCCATGTCCTATTTTCCCAGTATTTCTAAGCAACTCCGGCTGACCGTCGTCATGGCCAACGCGACAGGGCACTGTGAAGCGTTCGAAGCTGCCGGTCAGTCAACGGCCTGGAGCGTCGAGGGGCAGCGGATCGACGGCCTGGAAGCTGCCGGGGAAGGCATCCTGTTTGTCGACCTCGCGGCGGACGGTCCCGCGACTGTTCCATGA
- the manD gene encoding D-mannonate dehydratase ManD, whose amino-acid sequence MKITEARVILSSPGRNFATLKITTDTGLTGLGDATLNGREKAVVAYLEEHVIPWLLGQDAERIEHVWQSLYKGAYWRRGPVTMTAIAAVDMALWDIKAKQAGLPLYQLLGGASRTGVTVYGHANGKSIDDCLSEVENYVAMGYQAVRLQCAIPGLDKAYGVAKGKLYYEPAERGLPPMETWSTPEYLDFIPELFAQARKQFGPHLKLLHDVHHRLTPQEAAALGKSLEPFRLGWLEDPTPADNPESFRLIRQHTTTPIATGEVLNHLQDFRVLVSEQLIDYVRTSVQRCGGLTHMRQIALFADAFQVRTGCHGATDLSPVTMGVALHFGLWVPNFGLQEYMRHNEETDAMFPHAYTFADGMLHPGEAPGHGVELDESMASEYPYQAASLPVAQLRDGTAWSW is encoded by the coding sequence ATGAAAATCACCGAAGCGCGCGTCATCCTGTCCAGCCCCGGACGCAATTTCGCCACCCTGAAGATCACCACCGACACCGGCCTGACCGGGCTGGGCGATGCCACACTCAATGGCCGCGAAAAAGCGGTGGTGGCTTACCTGGAAGAACACGTGATCCCGTGGCTGCTGGGCCAGGACGCCGAACGCATCGAGCATGTCTGGCAGTCGCTGTACAAGGGTGCCTACTGGCGCCGCGGACCGGTGACCATGACCGCGATTGCCGCCGTCGACATGGCGCTATGGGACATCAAGGCCAAGCAGGCCGGCCTGCCGCTGTACCAGTTGCTGGGCGGCGCCAGCCGCACCGGCGTGACGGTCTACGGTCACGCCAATGGCAAGTCCATCGACGACTGCCTCTCCGAGGTCGAGAATTATGTAGCGATGGGCTACCAGGCCGTGCGCCTGCAGTGCGCCATCCCCGGCCTGGACAAGGCCTACGGCGTGGCCAAGGGCAAGCTGTATTACGAACCGGCCGAGCGTGGCCTGCCACCGATGGAAACCTGGTCAACACCGGAATACCTGGATTTCATCCCCGAACTGTTCGCCCAGGCGCGCAAGCAGTTCGGTCCGCACCTGAAGCTGCTGCACGACGTTCATCACCGCCTGACCCCGCAGGAAGCCGCAGCGCTGGGCAAGTCACTGGAACCATTCCGGCTGGGGTGGCTGGAAGATCCCACCCCGGCCGACAACCCGGAAAGCTTCCGCCTGATCCGCCAGCACACCACCACGCCGATCGCGACCGGCGAAGTGCTTAACCACCTGCAGGATTTCCGCGTGCTGGTCAGCGAGCAGCTGATTGACTACGTGCGCACCAGCGTGCAGCGCTGCGGCGGTCTGACCCACATGCGCCAGATCGCGCTGTTCGCCGATGCCTTCCAGGTGCGCACCGGCTGCCACGGCGCCACCGACCTGTCGCCGGTCACCATGGGCGTGGCGCTGCACTTCGGCCTCTGGGTACCCAACTTCGGCCTGCAGGAATACATGCGCCACAACGAGGAAACCGACGCGATGTTCCCGCACGCGTACACCTTTGCCGATGGGATGTTGCACCCGGGTGAGGCGCCGGGTCACGGCGTTGAACTCGACGAGTCGATGGCGAGTGAGTACCCCTACCAGGCGGCGAGTTTGCCGGTAGCGCAGTTGCGCGACGGTACAGCCTGGTCCTGGTAA
- the uxaC gene encoding glucuronate isomerase, with amino-acid sequence MALLHPDRLFPAHPETRDIARSLYERVRDLPIVSPHGHTDPSWFALNEPFSDAANLLITPDHYLFRMLYSQGVPLQQLGVPDANGQQPDVDPREVWRLFAKHWYLFAGTPSRIWLDHVFQNVFGIDERLSADTADGIFDHIGECLAKDDFRPRALFERFNIEVIATTESPLDDLRHHDTIRASGWSGKVVTAFRPDPVVDPEFEGFNDNVDRLGEITGEDTSTWKGYLAALRNRRAYFMERGATSTDHGHPTARTENLSQDEAEALFNSVRAGLEYAADAERFRGQMLTEMARMSLDDGLVMQIHPGSFRNHNEWLFRNYGRDKGADIPMATDYVNDLKPLLDAFGNERDLSIILFTLDETVYSRELAPLAGHYPCLKLGPSWWFHDSPEGMRRFRSQVTETAGLYNTVGFNDDTRAFLSIPARHDLSRRIDCGWLAEMVAEHRIELDVAEDLAPKLAYQFAKDAYKL; translated from the coding sequence ATGGCTCTTCTGCATCCGGACCGGTTGTTTCCGGCCCACCCCGAGACCCGGGACATCGCCCGTTCGCTCTACGAGCGCGTCAGGGACCTGCCCATCGTCAGCCCGCATGGGCACACGGACCCATCCTGGTTCGCGCTGAATGAACCTTTCAGTGACGCCGCCAACCTGCTGATCACCCCGGACCACTACCTGTTCCGGATGCTCTACAGCCAGGGTGTGCCGCTGCAGCAACTGGGTGTACCGGATGCTAACGGGCAACAGCCGGACGTGGACCCGCGCGAGGTCTGGCGCCTGTTTGCGAAACACTGGTACCTGTTTGCCGGCACCCCGTCCCGCATCTGGCTGGATCATGTATTCCAGAATGTCTTCGGCATTGATGAACGACTTTCCGCCGATACCGCCGATGGCATCTTCGACCACATCGGTGAGTGCCTGGCGAAGGATGATTTCCGGCCGCGTGCCTTGTTCGAGCGCTTCAATATCGAAGTCATCGCGACGACCGAGTCTCCGCTGGATGACCTGCGCCATCACGACACCATCCGCGCCAGCGGCTGGAGCGGCAAGGTGGTCACCGCATTCCGCCCGGACCCCGTGGTTGACCCTGAATTCGAAGGTTTCAACGACAACGTCGACCGCCTGGGCGAAATCACCGGCGAGGACACCAGCACCTGGAAAGGCTACCTGGCGGCGCTGCGCAACCGGCGCGCCTATTTCATGGAGCGCGGCGCGACGTCAACCGACCATGGGCACCCGACGGCGCGAACCGAGAACCTGTCGCAGGACGAGGCCGAAGCCCTGTTCAATTCCGTCCGCGCCGGGCTGGAGTATGCCGCCGATGCCGAGCGCTTCCGCGGGCAGATGCTGACCGAGATGGCACGCATGAGCCTGGACGATGGCCTGGTGATGCAGATTCATCCGGGCTCGTTCCGCAACCACAACGAGTGGCTGTTCAGGAACTATGGCCGCGACAAGGGTGCCGATATCCCGATGGCGACCGACTACGTCAACGACCTGAAGCCGTTGCTGGATGCTTTCGGCAACGAGCGCGACCTGTCGATCATCCTGTTCACGCTGGACGAAACCGTCTACAGCCGCGAACTGGCACCGCTGGCCGGCCACTACCCGTGCCTGAAGCTGGGTCCGTCCTGGTGGTTCCATGACAGCCCCGAAGGCATGCGCCGGTTCCGTAGCCAGGTGACCGAGACCGCCGGCCTGTACAACACCGTCGGCTTCAACGACGACACCCGCGCGTTCCTGTCGATCCCGGCGCGCCATGACCTCAGCCGCCGCATCGACTGTGGCTGGCTGGCGGAGATGGTGGCCGAGCACCGCATCGAGCTGGACGTGGCCGAAGACCTGGCGCCCAAACTCGCCTACCAGTTCGCCAAGGACGCCTACAAGTTGTGA